A window of Oxobacter pfennigii contains these coding sequences:
- the phnG gene encoding phosphonate C-P lyase system protein PhnG, with protein sequence MNRRMRTEILIRGSRSLARDMAKQIFDKYQVKTIEEPNYGLAMIKMREAAQNTLFYLGEVLVTEAKVHIENQLGIGIVSGNDTELSHWLAIVDAAYNASLKETLEWEEKLNEEHKNILEEEKRYKSKILMTKVNFDTMDV encoded by the coding sequence ATGAACAGGAGAATGAGGACGGAAATTCTCATTAGAGGTAGCAGAAGTCTGGCAAGAGATATGGCAAAGCAAATATTCGATAAATACCAAGTAAAGACAATCGAAGAGCCCAACTACGGACTTGCAATGATAAAAATGCGGGAGGCAGCCCAAAATACCCTCTTTTATTTGGGAGAGGTTCTGGTTACCGAAGCAAAGGTACATATTGAAAATCAATTAGGCATAGGTATTGTGAGCGGAAATGACACTGAGCTATCACACTGGCTGGCGATAGTGGATGCGGCATACAATGCCTCCCTGAAAGAAACCCTTGAATGGGAAGAAAAGCTCAATGAAGAGCACAAAAATATCCTGGAAGAAGAGAAGAGATACAAGTCAAAGATTTTGATGACCAAGGTTAATTTCGATACTATGGATGTTTAA
- a CDS encoding lactate utilization protein — protein MEYSQIRQNFERHGFTTQFFSTKEEACCYLSDILQNQTIGFGGSETLMEMGLFEVLQQKNVVIWHNKIPGLRVRKLANCADIYITSANAITETGEIVNIDGTGNRVAMTAFGPQSCYYVIGKNKITANISEAYYRCKNIAAPLNSRRVGAKTPCAVKGDKCYDCNSPDRICRIVSVIERVPLGMKCEIIFVNEELGF, from the coding sequence ATGGAATATTCACAGATAAGACAGAACTTTGAGAGGCATGGATTTACAACACAGTTTTTTTCCACAAAGGAAGAGGCCTGCTGTTATCTTTCCGATATTTTACAAAATCAAACCATTGGATTTGGCGGAAGTGAAACCTTGATGGAAATGGGATTGTTTGAGGTTCTGCAACAAAAAAATGTTGTTATATGGCATAATAAGATTCCAGGCTTGCGCGTGCGAAAGCTCGCAAATTGTGCTGATATCTATATAACCAGTGCAAACGCAATAACGGAGACCGGAGAGATTGTTAATATAGACGGAACGGGAAATCGTGTTGCTATGACTGCCTTTGGTCCTCAGTCATGTTATTACGTTATAGGGAAAAATAAAATCACAGCCAATATTAGTGAAGCTTATTATAGGTGTAAGAATATAGCTGCACCTTTGAATTCCAGACGAGTGGGTGCCAAAACTCCATGTGCAGTCAAGGGAGATAAATGCTATGATTGCAATAGTCCTGACCGAATTTGCCGTATTGTCTCAGTAATAGAACGAGTACCACTGGGTATGAAGTGTGAAATTATCTTTGTGAATGAGGAATTGGGATTTTAA